From Melanotaenia boesemani isolate fMelBoe1 chromosome 12, fMelBoe1.pri, whole genome shotgun sequence, a single genomic window includes:
- the cobll1b gene encoding cordon-bleu protein-like 1b isoform X1, protein MEVDNCFKNQLHSLDFVKPMSLVMDDRGSQSHPLSSGQRVSTKSKAPSPPGLDPPGFSQWHPENPHLSMDQKENILDKELSMTVVLPGGVEKMTVVHGSKPVMDLLVTLCAQYHLNPSSHTLELVTANRNNIKLKPNALIGTLDAEKILLKPKGEDKNKKTGPQMPEATVRMVINYKKTQKTILRVNPRVPLSELLPAICEKCEFDTETTVLLRDVQSPAPLDLSSSLNDYAIREVYARDTKGQPASPSCPSSPTSAGAVTPGKDKNQKEKENKGLFSMFRKSKKKSEQSTTASAPASPVLVSKPRPLSMALPSSNSSPLGSPTIFADAPKKRRAPQPPIDVSQSCHSDLGTRRRINSEPNSQLDRDQITGVSRGSSAESSLKRTKRKAPPPPTSPTTAVQEPVSPDENFQVTAVANTLEEIMEQEETATVSVRSATAGSSQGEDNSLNLSPEASLHSPSPDTETESTMSMEGSGEDQSVDLSSDGNKLQSTLNDSTPAVVGETDGTDPSEQGATENGQFAVEDVLPHPIYEESIADSTEGGCSGSALPLPVTQDAEVLALVQANTETMRELTDELEGSLTTSASRPSGEDAQVQTDFIRFPVPPQEFMDKIPSSTESPAFEAVGKKDMGTLTEELEPSDLKHASSPTSETSSCQDSAPSAPVVTKVPSMYAADSEPKPKPSNELTRDYIPKVGMTTYTVVPQKSLEKLRYFEVALTLETPPEASAEGLDICSLDLEEKAGQRDQTEVSEEKELNFDSPREDFLTSTTNTTTTTTTSTTSTMKYTVNGSTPETTHSSSPTSLHSTDKLCSSVNGASQAGSPSEVKELKIPPATKPKPTPFRLAQHKKTPGYYVTSAAEKSLHSSPSSPVRETEGNVERDALPPPPHPPPVQCQEKTAGATNVQLSPKQDDKNATFMQMTRQSSLPARESSIGLSLEKLRSFTAPRPYSPTTPSRFAQAVSSAVKRSQSLSHAPKSPPFTVSPPVSPITSHSSVLESKGLSQLKDCDSREVDGDCSTLHREEVVQKSREGSP, encoded by the exons GGTGTCAACCAAAAGCAAAGCCCCATCCCCACCAGGACTGGATCCTCCAGGTTTCTCCCAGTGGCATCCAGAAAACCCCCATTTAAGCATGGACCAGAAGGAGAACATTTTGGATAAAGAGCTCTCAATGACTGTGGTTTTGCCTGGTGGAGTGGAAAAAATGACAGTAGTTCATGGAAG CAAACCTGTAATGGATCTATTGGTGACACTTTGTGCACAGTATCACCTCAACCCCTCGAGCCACACCTTAGAACTGGTCACTGCCAACAGGAACAACATCAAGCTCAAACCCAATGCTCTCATAGGAACTTTGGATGCAGAAAAGATCCTACTGAAACCTAAGGgagaagataaaaataagaagaCAGGGCCTCAGATGCCTGAG GCCACTGTTCGGATGGTAATCAACTACAAAAAGACCCAGAAAACAATATTACGAGTAAATCCCCGAGTCCCTCTCTCCGAACTCTTACCAGCAATCTGTGAGAAATGTGAGTTTGACACAGAGACCACAGTTCTGCTGAGAGATGTCCAGTCACCGGCCCCTTTAGACCTGTCCAGTTCACTTAATGATTACGCAATACGGGAGGTTTATGCAAGGGACACAAAAG GACAACCTGCCTCTCCATCGTGCCCAAGCTCACCAACATCTGCTG gaGCAGTCACACCAGgcaaagataaaaatcagaaggagaaagaaaataaaggccTCTTCAGCATGTTtagaaaaagcaagaaaaagtcAGAGCAG TCAACGACAGCCAGTGCCCCTGCTTCTCCTGTACTTGTGAGCAAGCCTCGACCCCTCAGTATGGCCCTACCTTCCTCAAATTCATCTCCACTTGGCTCTCCCACAATCTTTGCTGATGCGCCAAAGAAGAGACGTGCACCCCAACCCCCCATTGATGTGTCTCAGAGCTGCCACTCGGACCTCGGCACCCGTCGGAGAATTAATTCTGAACCTAATTCCCAACTTGACCGTGATCAG ATCACTGGTGTTAGTCGAGGGTCCTCTGCAGAGTCCTCACTAAAGAGAACCAAACGAAAGGCTCCTCCACCCCCAACATCTCCAACTACTGCTGTCCAAGAACCAGTTTCTCCAGATGAAAATTTCCAAG TGACTGCAGTTGCCAACACACTAGAGGAGATAATGGAGCAGGAAGAGACAGCGACTGTTTCTGTAAGGTCTGCAACTGCTGGTAGTTCACAGGGAGAGGACAACAGCCTCAACTTGTCGCCTGAAGCCTCGTTACATTCCCCTTCTCCAGATACTGAGACAGAGAGCACAATGTCAATGGAGGGCAGTGGGGAAGATCAGTCTGTTGATCTGTCCTCAGATGGCAA taagCTGCAAAGCACACTTAATGATTCTACACCTGCAGTTGTGGGAGAAACTGATGGCACAGACCCTTCAGAACAAGGAGCTACTG AAAATGGTCAATTTGCAGTAGAAGATGTCCTTCCACATCCCATTTATGAAGAGTCGATAGCTGACAGTACTGAAGGTGGCTGCAGTGGTAGTGCCCTCCCTCTGCCTGTAACACAGGACGCAGAGGTGCTGGCCTTAGTTCAAGCAAACACTGAAACCATGCGGGAGCTGACAGATGAGTTGGAGGGTTCATTGACCACCAGCGCATCACGTCCCTCTGGAGAAGATGCTCAAGTCCAAACGGATTTCATACGGTTCCCTGTGCCTCCACAGGAATTCATGGACAAAATTCCTTCATCAACAGAATCGCCTGCCTTCGAAGCAGTGGGGAAAAAAGATATGGGCACTTTGACCGAGGAGCTGGAACCCTCTGACCTCAAACATGCCTCGTCCCCCACCTCAGAGACCTCATCATGCCAAGACTCAGCACCAAGTGCCCCTGTTGTAACAAAAGTGCCATCTATGTATGCTGCAGACTCTGAGCCAAAACCCAAGCCTTCCAATGAGCTCACGCGGGACTACATCCCCAAAGTGGGGATGACAACatatactgttgtgccacagAAATCTCTTGAGAAACTGAGATATTTTGAAGTTGCACTGACACTGGAAACACCCCCCGAAGCTTCAGCAGAGGGACTTGATATTTGTTCTCTTGATTTAGAAGAGAAAGCGGGACAGAGGGACCAAACTGAAGTCTCAGAAGAAAAAGAGTTGAATTTTGATTCACCCAGGGAAGATTTTTTGACAAgcactactaatactactactactactactactagtacTACTTCTACTATGAAATACACTGTAAATGGAAGTACACCTGAAACTACTCATTCCTCATCACCAACAAGTTTACACAGCACAGACAAGCTCTGCTCTTCGGTTAATGGGGCGTCTCAAGCAGGTTCACCGTCAGAGGTCAAGGAGTTGAAAATTCCACCCGCAACAAAACCTAAGCCTACTCCTTTCCGCTTGGCACAGCACAAAAAAACACCTGGGTATTATGTGActtcagctgcagagaaaagtcttcaTTCCAGTCCTAGCTCTCCTGTGAGGGAGACTGAAGGGAATGTAGAAAGAGACGCATTGCCACCCCCTCCCCACCCACCTCCTGTGCAGTGTCAAGAGAAGACAGCAGGGGCCACTAATGTCCAGCTGAGTCCCAAACAGGATGACAAGAATGCAACCTTCATGCAAATGACAAGGCAAAGCAGTCTGCCAGCAAGAGAGTCAAGCATAGGGTTAAGCTTGGAAAAATTAAGGAGCTTTACAGCTCCTAGACCTTATTCTCCTACAACTCCATCCCGCTTCGCCCAGGCAGTGTCCTCTGCTGTGAAAAGGAGCCAGTCCCTCTCCCATGCCCCAAAGTCACCTCCGTTCACTGTGTCACCACCTGTTTCTCCAATTACAAGTCACTCATCAGTCTTAGAGTCAAAAGGATTATCTCAACTCAAG GACTGTGACAGTAGAGAGGTGGATGGTGATTGCTCCACTCTCCACAGAGAGGAGGTTGTTCAGAAGAGCAGAGAGGGCAGCCCGTAG
- the cobll1b gene encoding cordon-bleu protein-like 1b isoform X6, translating into MVSTKSKAPSPPGLDPPGFSQWHPENPHLSMDQKENILDKELSMTVVLPGGVEKMTVVHGSKPVMDLLVTLCAQYHLNPSSHTLELVTANRNNIKLKPNALIGTLDAEKILLKPKGEDKNKKTGPQMPEATVRMVINYKKTQKTILRVNPRVPLSELLPAICEKCEFDTETTVLLRDVQSPAPLDLSSSLNDYAIREVYARDTKGQPASPSCPSSPTSAGAVTPGKDKNQKEKENKGLFSMFRKSKKKSEQSTTASAPASPVLVSKPRPLSMALPSSNSSPLGSPTIFADAPKKRRAPQPPIDVSQSCHSDLGTRRRINSEPNSQLDRDQITGVSRGSSAESSLKRTKRKAPPPPTSPTTAVQEPVSPDENFQVTAVANTLEEIMEQEETATVSVRSATAGSSQGEDNSLNLSPEASLHSPSPDTETESTMSMEGSGEDQSVDLSSDGNKLQSTLNDSTPAVVGETDGTDPSEQGATENGQFAVEDVLPHPIYEESIADSTEGGCSGSALPLPVTQDAEVLALVQANTETMRELTDELEGSLTTSASRPSGEDAQVQTDFIRFPVPPQEFMDKIPSSTESPAFEAVGKKDMGTLTEELEPSDLKHASSPTSETSSCQDSAPSAPVVTKVPSMYAADSEPKPKPSNELTRDYIPKVGMTTYTVVPQKSLEKLRYFEVALTLETPPEASAEGLDICSLDLEEKAGQRDQTEVSEEKELNFDSPREDFLTSTTNTTTTTTTSTTSTMKYTVNGSTPETTHSSSPTSLHSTDKLCSSVNGASQAGSPSEVKELKIPPATKPKPTPFRLAQHKKTPGYYVTSAAEKSLHSSPSSPVRETEGNVERDALPPPPHPPPVQCQEKTAGATNVQLSPKQDDKNATFMQMTRQSSLPARESSIGLSLEKLRSFTAPRPYSPTTPSRFAQAVSSAVKRSQSLSHAPKSPPFTVSPPVSPITSHSSVLESKGLSQLKDCDSREVDGDCSTLHREEVVQKSREGSP; encoded by the exons AT GGTGTCAACCAAAAGCAAAGCCCCATCCCCACCAGGACTGGATCCTCCAGGTTTCTCCCAGTGGCATCCAGAAAACCCCCATTTAAGCATGGACCAGAAGGAGAACATTTTGGATAAAGAGCTCTCAATGACTGTGGTTTTGCCTGGTGGAGTGGAAAAAATGACAGTAGTTCATGGAAG CAAACCTGTAATGGATCTATTGGTGACACTTTGTGCACAGTATCACCTCAACCCCTCGAGCCACACCTTAGAACTGGTCACTGCCAACAGGAACAACATCAAGCTCAAACCCAATGCTCTCATAGGAACTTTGGATGCAGAAAAGATCCTACTGAAACCTAAGGgagaagataaaaataagaagaCAGGGCCTCAGATGCCTGAG GCCACTGTTCGGATGGTAATCAACTACAAAAAGACCCAGAAAACAATATTACGAGTAAATCCCCGAGTCCCTCTCTCCGAACTCTTACCAGCAATCTGTGAGAAATGTGAGTTTGACACAGAGACCACAGTTCTGCTGAGAGATGTCCAGTCACCGGCCCCTTTAGACCTGTCCAGTTCACTTAATGATTACGCAATACGGGAGGTTTATGCAAGGGACACAAAAG GACAACCTGCCTCTCCATCGTGCCCAAGCTCACCAACATCTGCTG gaGCAGTCACACCAGgcaaagataaaaatcagaaggagaaagaaaataaaggccTCTTCAGCATGTTtagaaaaagcaagaaaaagtcAGAGCAG TCAACGACAGCCAGTGCCCCTGCTTCTCCTGTACTTGTGAGCAAGCCTCGACCCCTCAGTATGGCCCTACCTTCCTCAAATTCATCTCCACTTGGCTCTCCCACAATCTTTGCTGATGCGCCAAAGAAGAGACGTGCACCCCAACCCCCCATTGATGTGTCTCAGAGCTGCCACTCGGACCTCGGCACCCGTCGGAGAATTAATTCTGAACCTAATTCCCAACTTGACCGTGATCAG ATCACTGGTGTTAGTCGAGGGTCCTCTGCAGAGTCCTCACTAAAGAGAACCAAACGAAAGGCTCCTCCACCCCCAACATCTCCAACTACTGCTGTCCAAGAACCAGTTTCTCCAGATGAAAATTTCCAAG TGACTGCAGTTGCCAACACACTAGAGGAGATAATGGAGCAGGAAGAGACAGCGACTGTTTCTGTAAGGTCTGCAACTGCTGGTAGTTCACAGGGAGAGGACAACAGCCTCAACTTGTCGCCTGAAGCCTCGTTACATTCCCCTTCTCCAGATACTGAGACAGAGAGCACAATGTCAATGGAGGGCAGTGGGGAAGATCAGTCTGTTGATCTGTCCTCAGATGGCAA taagCTGCAAAGCACACTTAATGATTCTACACCTGCAGTTGTGGGAGAAACTGATGGCACAGACCCTTCAGAACAAGGAGCTACTG AAAATGGTCAATTTGCAGTAGAAGATGTCCTTCCACATCCCATTTATGAAGAGTCGATAGCTGACAGTACTGAAGGTGGCTGCAGTGGTAGTGCCCTCCCTCTGCCTGTAACACAGGACGCAGAGGTGCTGGCCTTAGTTCAAGCAAACACTGAAACCATGCGGGAGCTGACAGATGAGTTGGAGGGTTCATTGACCACCAGCGCATCACGTCCCTCTGGAGAAGATGCTCAAGTCCAAACGGATTTCATACGGTTCCCTGTGCCTCCACAGGAATTCATGGACAAAATTCCTTCATCAACAGAATCGCCTGCCTTCGAAGCAGTGGGGAAAAAAGATATGGGCACTTTGACCGAGGAGCTGGAACCCTCTGACCTCAAACATGCCTCGTCCCCCACCTCAGAGACCTCATCATGCCAAGACTCAGCACCAAGTGCCCCTGTTGTAACAAAAGTGCCATCTATGTATGCTGCAGACTCTGAGCCAAAACCCAAGCCTTCCAATGAGCTCACGCGGGACTACATCCCCAAAGTGGGGATGACAACatatactgttgtgccacagAAATCTCTTGAGAAACTGAGATATTTTGAAGTTGCACTGACACTGGAAACACCCCCCGAAGCTTCAGCAGAGGGACTTGATATTTGTTCTCTTGATTTAGAAGAGAAAGCGGGACAGAGGGACCAAACTGAAGTCTCAGAAGAAAAAGAGTTGAATTTTGATTCACCCAGGGAAGATTTTTTGACAAgcactactaatactactactactactactactagtacTACTTCTACTATGAAATACACTGTAAATGGAAGTACACCTGAAACTACTCATTCCTCATCACCAACAAGTTTACACAGCACAGACAAGCTCTGCTCTTCGGTTAATGGGGCGTCTCAAGCAGGTTCACCGTCAGAGGTCAAGGAGTTGAAAATTCCACCCGCAACAAAACCTAAGCCTACTCCTTTCCGCTTGGCACAGCACAAAAAAACACCTGGGTATTATGTGActtcagctgcagagaaaagtcttcaTTCCAGTCCTAGCTCTCCTGTGAGGGAGACTGAAGGGAATGTAGAAAGAGACGCATTGCCACCCCCTCCCCACCCACCTCCTGTGCAGTGTCAAGAGAAGACAGCAGGGGCCACTAATGTCCAGCTGAGTCCCAAACAGGATGACAAGAATGCAACCTTCATGCAAATGACAAGGCAAAGCAGTCTGCCAGCAAGAGAGTCAAGCATAGGGTTAAGCTTGGAAAAATTAAGGAGCTTTACAGCTCCTAGACCTTATTCTCCTACAACTCCATCCCGCTTCGCCCAGGCAGTGTCCTCTGCTGTGAAAAGGAGCCAGTCCCTCTCCCATGCCCCAAAGTCACCTCCGTTCACTGTGTCACCACCTGTTTCTCCAATTACAAGTCACTCATCAGTCTTAGAGTCAAAAGGATTATCTCAACTCAAG GACTGTGACAGTAGAGAGGTGGATGGTGATTGCTCCACTCTCCACAGAGAGGAGGTTGTTCAGAAGAGCAGAGAGGGCAGCCCGTAG
- the cobll1b gene encoding cordon-bleu protein-like 1b isoform X3 has protein sequence MEVDNCFKNQLHSLVSTKSKAPSPPGLDPPGFSQWHPENPHLSMDQKENILDKELSMTVVLPGGVEKMTVVHGSKPVMDLLVTLCAQYHLNPSSHTLELVTANRNNIKLKPNALIGTLDAEKILLKPKGEDKNKKTGPQMPEATVRMVINYKKTQKTILRVNPRVPLSELLPAICEKCEFDTETTVLLRDVQSPAPLDLSSSLNDYAIREVYARDTKGQPASPSCPSSPTSAGAVTPGKDKNQKEKENKGLFSMFRKSKKKSEQSTTASAPASPVLVSKPRPLSMALPSSNSSPLGSPTIFADAPKKRRAPQPPIDVSQSCHSDLGTRRRINSEPNSQLDRDQITGVSRGSSAESSLKRTKRKAPPPPTSPTTAVQEPVSPDENFQVTAVANTLEEIMEQEETATVSVRSATAGSSQGEDNSLNLSPEASLHSPSPDTETESTMSMEGSGEDQSVDLSSDGNKLQSTLNDSTPAVVGETDGTDPSEQGATENGQFAVEDVLPHPIYEESIADSTEGGCSGSALPLPVTQDAEVLALVQANTETMRELTDELEGSLTTSASRPSGEDAQVQTDFIRFPVPPQEFMDKIPSSTESPAFEAVGKKDMGTLTEELEPSDLKHASSPTSETSSCQDSAPSAPVVTKVPSMYAADSEPKPKPSNELTRDYIPKVGMTTYTVVPQKSLEKLRYFEVALTLETPPEASAEGLDICSLDLEEKAGQRDQTEVSEEKELNFDSPREDFLTSTTNTTTTTTTSTTSTMKYTVNGSTPETTHSSSPTSLHSTDKLCSSVNGASQAGSPSEVKELKIPPATKPKPTPFRLAQHKKTPGYYVTSAAEKSLHSSPSSPVRETEGNVERDALPPPPHPPPVQCQEKTAGATNVQLSPKQDDKNATFMQMTRQSSLPARESSIGLSLEKLRSFTAPRPYSPTTPSRFAQAVSSAVKRSQSLSHAPKSPPFTVSPPVSPITSHSSVLESKGLSQLKDCDSREVDGDCSTLHREEVVQKSREGSP, from the exons GGTGTCAACCAAAAGCAAAGCCCCATCCCCACCAGGACTGGATCCTCCAGGTTTCTCCCAGTGGCATCCAGAAAACCCCCATTTAAGCATGGACCAGAAGGAGAACATTTTGGATAAAGAGCTCTCAATGACTGTGGTTTTGCCTGGTGGAGTGGAAAAAATGACAGTAGTTCATGGAAG CAAACCTGTAATGGATCTATTGGTGACACTTTGTGCACAGTATCACCTCAACCCCTCGAGCCACACCTTAGAACTGGTCACTGCCAACAGGAACAACATCAAGCTCAAACCCAATGCTCTCATAGGAACTTTGGATGCAGAAAAGATCCTACTGAAACCTAAGGgagaagataaaaataagaagaCAGGGCCTCAGATGCCTGAG GCCACTGTTCGGATGGTAATCAACTACAAAAAGACCCAGAAAACAATATTACGAGTAAATCCCCGAGTCCCTCTCTCCGAACTCTTACCAGCAATCTGTGAGAAATGTGAGTTTGACACAGAGACCACAGTTCTGCTGAGAGATGTCCAGTCACCGGCCCCTTTAGACCTGTCCAGTTCACTTAATGATTACGCAATACGGGAGGTTTATGCAAGGGACACAAAAG GACAACCTGCCTCTCCATCGTGCCCAAGCTCACCAACATCTGCTG gaGCAGTCACACCAGgcaaagataaaaatcagaaggagaaagaaaataaaggccTCTTCAGCATGTTtagaaaaagcaagaaaaagtcAGAGCAG TCAACGACAGCCAGTGCCCCTGCTTCTCCTGTACTTGTGAGCAAGCCTCGACCCCTCAGTATGGCCCTACCTTCCTCAAATTCATCTCCACTTGGCTCTCCCACAATCTTTGCTGATGCGCCAAAGAAGAGACGTGCACCCCAACCCCCCATTGATGTGTCTCAGAGCTGCCACTCGGACCTCGGCACCCGTCGGAGAATTAATTCTGAACCTAATTCCCAACTTGACCGTGATCAG ATCACTGGTGTTAGTCGAGGGTCCTCTGCAGAGTCCTCACTAAAGAGAACCAAACGAAAGGCTCCTCCACCCCCAACATCTCCAACTACTGCTGTCCAAGAACCAGTTTCTCCAGATGAAAATTTCCAAG TGACTGCAGTTGCCAACACACTAGAGGAGATAATGGAGCAGGAAGAGACAGCGACTGTTTCTGTAAGGTCTGCAACTGCTGGTAGTTCACAGGGAGAGGACAACAGCCTCAACTTGTCGCCTGAAGCCTCGTTACATTCCCCTTCTCCAGATACTGAGACAGAGAGCACAATGTCAATGGAGGGCAGTGGGGAAGATCAGTCTGTTGATCTGTCCTCAGATGGCAA taagCTGCAAAGCACACTTAATGATTCTACACCTGCAGTTGTGGGAGAAACTGATGGCACAGACCCTTCAGAACAAGGAGCTACTG AAAATGGTCAATTTGCAGTAGAAGATGTCCTTCCACATCCCATTTATGAAGAGTCGATAGCTGACAGTACTGAAGGTGGCTGCAGTGGTAGTGCCCTCCCTCTGCCTGTAACACAGGACGCAGAGGTGCTGGCCTTAGTTCAAGCAAACACTGAAACCATGCGGGAGCTGACAGATGAGTTGGAGGGTTCATTGACCACCAGCGCATCACGTCCCTCTGGAGAAGATGCTCAAGTCCAAACGGATTTCATACGGTTCCCTGTGCCTCCACAGGAATTCATGGACAAAATTCCTTCATCAACAGAATCGCCTGCCTTCGAAGCAGTGGGGAAAAAAGATATGGGCACTTTGACCGAGGAGCTGGAACCCTCTGACCTCAAACATGCCTCGTCCCCCACCTCAGAGACCTCATCATGCCAAGACTCAGCACCAAGTGCCCCTGTTGTAACAAAAGTGCCATCTATGTATGCTGCAGACTCTGAGCCAAAACCCAAGCCTTCCAATGAGCTCACGCGGGACTACATCCCCAAAGTGGGGATGACAACatatactgttgtgccacagAAATCTCTTGAGAAACTGAGATATTTTGAAGTTGCACTGACACTGGAAACACCCCCCGAAGCTTCAGCAGAGGGACTTGATATTTGTTCTCTTGATTTAGAAGAGAAAGCGGGACAGAGGGACCAAACTGAAGTCTCAGAAGAAAAAGAGTTGAATTTTGATTCACCCAGGGAAGATTTTTTGACAAgcactactaatactactactactactactactagtacTACTTCTACTATGAAATACACTGTAAATGGAAGTACACCTGAAACTACTCATTCCTCATCACCAACAAGTTTACACAGCACAGACAAGCTCTGCTCTTCGGTTAATGGGGCGTCTCAAGCAGGTTCACCGTCAGAGGTCAAGGAGTTGAAAATTCCACCCGCAACAAAACCTAAGCCTACTCCTTTCCGCTTGGCACAGCACAAAAAAACACCTGGGTATTATGTGActtcagctgcagagaaaagtcttcaTTCCAGTCCTAGCTCTCCTGTGAGGGAGACTGAAGGGAATGTAGAAAGAGACGCATTGCCACCCCCTCCCCACCCACCTCCTGTGCAGTGTCAAGAGAAGACAGCAGGGGCCACTAATGTCCAGCTGAGTCCCAAACAGGATGACAAGAATGCAACCTTCATGCAAATGACAAGGCAAAGCAGTCTGCCAGCAAGAGAGTCAAGCATAGGGTTAAGCTTGGAAAAATTAAGGAGCTTTACAGCTCCTAGACCTTATTCTCCTACAACTCCATCCCGCTTCGCCCAGGCAGTGTCCTCTGCTGTGAAAAGGAGCCAGTCCCTCTCCCATGCCCCAAAGTCACCTCCGTTCACTGTGTCACCACCTGTTTCTCCAATTACAAGTCACTCATCAGTCTTAGAGTCAAAAGGATTATCTCAACTCAAG GACTGTGACAGTAGAGAGGTGGATGGTGATTGCTCCACTCTCCACAGAGAGGAGGTTGTTCAGAAGAGCAGAGAGGGCAGCCCGTAG